A section of the Veillonella criceti genome encodes:
- the ispG gene encoding flavodoxin-dependent (E)-4-hydroxy-3-methylbut-2-enyl-diphosphate synthase yields MINRKETTRIKVGNVPIGHFAPISVQSMITTNPVETDKAIAEINRLAEAGCDLVRLAVPDLAAAKAIKEVKAKAQIPLIADIHFDYTLALAAIDSGIDGLRINPGNIGGIDNVVAVIEKAKPNQIPIRIGVNAGSLPTHILKEYGGHPCADGMVEAALEHVRILESLDYKEMKLSIKATDVPLMIEAYQKLSAKVPYPLHLGVTEAGTISQGTVKSSIGIGSLLAQGIGDTLRVSLTGDPIHEVEVGKTILSSLGLRNYGATMISCPTCGRCRVNLFSMAETVEARLKSIKAPIRVAVMGCVVNGPGEAREADFGIAGGDGRGIVFRKGEVIKTVDESELVDALFHEIETYLETEAKE; encoded by the coding sequence ATGATTAACAGAAAAGAAACGACGCGCATTAAAGTAGGTAATGTGCCCATTGGCCATTTTGCACCCATTAGTGTGCAGTCGATGATTACTACGAATCCAGTGGAAACAGATAAAGCAATTGCAGAAATTAATCGTTTGGCTGAGGCTGGTTGTGATTTAGTTCGCTTAGCAGTTCCTGATTTGGCAGCAGCTAAAGCCATTAAGGAAGTTAAAGCCAAGGCGCAAATTCCTCTAATTGCTGATATTCATTTTGACTATACGTTAGCGTTGGCAGCTATTGATAGCGGTATTGATGGATTACGGATTAATCCGGGGAATATTGGTGGAATTGATAATGTAGTGGCTGTTATTGAAAAAGCTAAACCTAATCAAATCCCTATTCGTATTGGAGTTAATGCAGGCTCATTGCCAACTCATATTTTAAAAGAATATGGTGGTCATCCTTGTGCGGATGGTATGGTAGAAGCGGCTTTAGAGCATGTAAGAATTTTAGAATCTTTAGACTATAAAGAAATGAAGCTTTCCATTAAAGCGACCGATGTGCCACTGATGATTGAAGCCTACCAAAAGTTATCTGCTAAAGTGCCGTATCCTCTGCATTTAGGGGTTACAGAAGCTGGTACAATTTCGCAGGGAACGGTTAAGTCCTCTATTGGTATTGGTTCTTTACTGGCTCAAGGCATTGGTGATACTCTACGTGTATCATTGACTGGTGACCCTATTCATGAAGTCGAAGTAGGAAAGACGATTTTAAGTTCTTTAGGGCTTCGTAATTATGGGGCGACTATGATTTCCTGTCCAACTTGTGGTCGATGCCGTGTTAATTTATTTAGTATGGCTGAAACGGTAGAAGCTCGTTTAAAGAGTATTAAGGCACCTATTCGCGTAGCCGTTATGGGTTGTGTTGTTAATGGTCCTGGTGAAGCCAGAGAAGCTGATTTTGGCATTGCTGGTGGTGATGGTCGCGGCATTGTGTTCCGTAAAGGTGAGGTCATTAAAACCGTTGATGAAAGTGAACTCGTGGATGCTTTATTCCATGAAATAGAAACGTATTTAGAGACAGAAGCAAAGGAGTAA
- the frr gene encoding ribosome recycling factor, which translates to MEIQELLTREESRMDKTIEALKHEFASIRTGRASTALLDKVMVDYYGTPSPINQVANVTAPEPRLILVKPWEKSMIGPIEKAVLQSDLGLNPSNDGDTIRLAIPQLTEERRKELVKVVSKKAEEAKVAVRNIRRDANDAIKKEEKAKTITEDDSKQGQDQIQKLTDKKIKAIDELKDKKEKDVLEV; encoded by the coding sequence ATGGAAATTCAAGAGTTATTAACCCGTGAAGAAAGCCGTATGGATAAAACTATTGAGGCTTTAAAACATGAATTTGCTTCCATCCGTACCGGCCGTGCTAGCACTGCCTTATTAGACAAAGTTATGGTTGATTACTATGGGACACCTTCGCCAATTAACCAAGTTGCTAATGTGACAGCACCAGAACCACGTTTGATTTTAGTAAAACCTTGGGAAAAATCTATGATTGGTCCTATTGAAAAAGCTGTTTTACAGTCTGATTTAGGGTTGAATCCAAGTAATGATGGTGATACTATTCGCCTTGCTATTCCACAGCTTACGGAAGAACGTCGTAAAGAGCTAGTTAAAGTAGTAAGCAAAAAAGCTGAAGAAGCAAAAGTAGCGGTACGTAATATTCGTCGCGATGCTAATGATGCTATTAAAAAAGAAGAAAAAGCAAAGACTATTACTGAAGATGATTCTAAACAGGGCCAAGACCAAATCCAAAAATTAACGGATAAAAAAATTAAAGCCATTGATGAATTAAAAGATAAGAAGGAAAAGGACGTATTGGAAGTATAA
- a CDS encoding isoprenyl transferase → MLKKLLRKNEDKNKVSEAILDPHNIPHHVAIIMDGNGRWAKRRGLPRTMGHRAGADVLKKIVIAADEIGIKALTVYGFSTENWKRPEQEVSLLMSLIREYLLGNVRDMHEKNVRIRFIGYIGGLSEELQKIIGDAEILTKNNTGLTLQLAINYGGRDEIVRAVRAVATDVTAGKVAVEDITEETFGERLYTKEFSNVDLLIRPSNDYRISNFLLWQLAYAEFWFTKTHWPDFTAQTLLDAVYAYQQRERRFGGLKTEE, encoded by the coding sequence ATGCTAAAGAAATTACTACGTAAGAACGAAGATAAGAATAAAGTCTCAGAGGCTATTCTTGATCCTCATAATATACCTCACCATGTAGCTATTATTATGGATGGCAATGGTCGTTGGGCTAAACGCCGTGGTTTGCCACGGACGATGGGACATCGTGCTGGGGCTGATGTATTAAAGAAAATAGTTATTGCTGCTGATGAAATTGGTATTAAAGCATTAACTGTATATGGATTTTCTACGGAAAATTGGAAGCGTCCGGAACAAGAAGTATCTTTGCTTATGAGTTTGATTAGGGAATATCTGTTAGGCAATGTACGAGATATGCATGAAAAAAATGTGCGGATTCGTTTTATTGGCTATATAGGTGGTCTTTCTGAAGAACTTCAGAAAATTATTGGTGACGCTGAAATTTTAACTAAGAATAATACGGGTCTCACCTTACAATTAGCAATTAATTATGGTGGACGCGATGAAATAGTACGAGCTGTACGGGCTGTTGCAACAGACGTAACTGCTGGGAAAGTCGCTGTGGAAGATATTACTGAGGAGACCTTTGGTGAACGATTATACACTAAAGAATTTAGTAATGTAGATCTATTGATTCGACCAAGTAATGACTATCGAATTAGTAATTTTCTATTATGGCAATTAGCGTATGCTGAATTTTGGTTTACGAAAACGCATTGGCCAGATTTTACAGCGCAAACACTATTAGATGCTGTGTATGCCTACCAGCAGCGGGAACGTCGTTTTGGCGGTTTAAAGACGGAGGAATAG
- the rseP gene encoding RIP metalloprotease RseP: MLLTIVATIFVFGIIVFIHEFGHFITAKASGMRVDEFAIGFGPALVKIQKGETLYSIRAIPLGGYNKIAGMDPEEPLDDRSFLNKPVWKRFIVISAGAIFNFLLAIVIFFIVYASYGVQTPSKEPVVGNMMSNSPAAMAHMQVNDRIMSINGKPVTEWLDISKQLQGTANTVVPIVISRDGQQQELSVIPTQTGNEGRAVIGINPVSIVQEYSISESAIRAVQTTGVVLVSMVDGLWSMITGTTSAELAGPIGVAQMAGQMAENGFMYLLQFTALLSLNLGVINLLPIPALDGGHLIVLLIEGITRRRLPVKALQYIQMTGVIILLLLFVYATTHDISRL; encoded by the coding sequence ATGCTATTAACTATCGTTGCCACAATTTTTGTATTTGGCATCATTGTTTTTATCCATGAATTTGGTCATTTTATTACGGCTAAAGCGAGTGGTATGCGGGTAGACGAGTTTGCTATTGGGTTTGGCCCTGCGTTAGTTAAAATACAGAAGGGTGAAACTTTATACTCTATTCGTGCCATTCCATTAGGTGGTTATAATAAAATCGCTGGCATGGATCCAGAGGAACCACTTGACGATCGTTCCTTTTTGAATAAACCAGTGTGGAAACGTTTTATCGTTATTTCAGCAGGTGCTATTTTTAACTTTTTGCTTGCTATTGTAATATTTTTTATTGTCTATGCTTCCTATGGTGTACAAACACCATCGAAAGAACCTGTTGTTGGCAATATGATGAGCAATTCGCCTGCTGCGATGGCACATATGCAAGTTAATGATCGCATTATGTCTATTAATGGCAAACCTGTAACTGAATGGTTAGATATTTCTAAACAATTGCAGGGAACCGCTAATACAGTGGTACCTATTGTTATTAGCCGTGATGGGCAGCAACAGGAGCTGTCGGTGATTCCAACGCAAACAGGGAATGAAGGACGTGCTGTGATAGGCATCAATCCTGTCTCTATTGTACAAGAATATTCAATCAGTGAATCGGCTATACGGGCTGTACAGACAACAGGTGTTGTATTAGTTAGCATGGTTGATGGATTGTGGTCTATGATTACAGGTACGACAAGTGCTGAATTGGCTGGACCAATTGGTGTTGCTCAAATGGCTGGACAAATGGCCGAGAACGGTTTTATGTATTTATTACAATTTACAGCTCTATTAAGTTTGAATTTGGGTGTTATTAATTTGTTGCCAATCCCCGCACTTGATGGTGGCCATTTAATTGTATTATTAATAGAAGGAATTACGAGACGACGTTTGCCGGTAAAGGCATTGCAGTATATTCAGATGACGGGAGTTATTATTTTATTACTCTTATTTGTATATGCTACGACTCATGATATTAGCCGTCTGTAA
- a CDS encoding proline--tRNA ligase, whose product MLASKLYAPTLRETPADADVISQQYMLRAGMIRKMAGGIYSYLPLAWKSIRKIEQIVHEEMGSIDAQEIMMPIIQPAEIWQESGRWKVYGAEMIRLKDRHEREYCLGPTHEEMITTLVKGEVNSYRQLPVTFYQIQNKYRDERRPRYGLMRSREFIMKDAYSFDIDEEGLDVSYWNMYHAYERVFSRCGLYFKPVEADSGAIGGSNSHEFMALAESGEADVIHCNSCDYAANIEIGKPGIIKAVEEEASELQEVPTPDAKTIEAVAEQLHLPLAKTIKAVVLSTDGVVVLAIVRGDHEVNEIAVQHAVDSTIEPEMATEEELQNAGLTAGFISPVGLKQTETFKIVVDESVMETYNVCGGANKKDAHYININPKRDFNVDDIIVAPIRLITADDACPNCGGQLSIAKGIEVGQVFKLGTKYSESLNATFLNQGGRPNPFVMGCYGIGVSRTLAAAIEQFHDENGIIWPRAIAPFEVVVVPINAKDEALMDVSTRVYEALKAIGVDALLDDRKERAGVKFKDADLIGYPLRITVSKNTLESGAVEMKIRKNGEAIEVPIDEVTTVVADTLNTL is encoded by the coding sequence ATGTTAGCTAGTAAATTGTATGCCCCTACATTAAGGGAAACACCTGCTGATGCAGATGTAATTAGTCAACAGTATATGTTACGGGCCGGAATGATTCGTAAGATGGCCGGCGGTATTTACTCCTATTTGCCATTGGCGTGGAAGAGTATTCGTAAGATTGAGCAAATTGTGCATGAAGAAATGGGCAGTATTGATGCTCAAGAAATTATGATGCCAATTATTCAACCTGCTGAAATTTGGCAAGAATCTGGTCGTTGGAAGGTATATGGCGCTGAAATGATTCGTCTGAAGGATCGTCATGAGCGTGAATATTGTTTAGGTCCAACACATGAAGAAATGATTACGACTCTAGTCAAAGGGGAAGTTAATTCCTATCGTCAATTGCCAGTAACATTTTATCAAATTCAAAATAAATATCGTGATGAACGTCGTCCACGCTATGGTTTAATGCGTAGTCGCGAATTTATTATGAAAGATGCCTATTCTTTTGATATTGATGAAGAGGGCTTAGATGTATCGTATTGGAATATGTATCATGCTTATGAACGTGTATTTAGTCGTTGCGGTTTATATTTTAAACCCGTAGAAGCTGATTCTGGTGCTATTGGTGGCAGTAATAGCCATGAATTTATGGCTCTTGCTGAATCCGGTGAAGCCGATGTTATTCACTGTAATAGTTGTGATTATGCAGCGAATATTGAAATTGGTAAGCCAGGTATTATTAAGGCGGTTGAAGAAGAAGCCTCGGAATTGCAAGAAGTGCCAACCCCTGATGCTAAGACTATTGAAGCTGTAGCGGAACAGTTACATTTGCCATTAGCTAAGACAATTAAAGCCGTTGTGTTATCTACAGATGGTGTTGTTGTATTAGCTATTGTTCGTGGTGACCATGAAGTTAATGAAATTGCGGTGCAACATGCTGTTGATAGTACCATTGAGCCAGAAATGGCGACTGAAGAAGAGCTTCAAAATGCTGGTTTAACGGCGGGTTTTATCAGTCCTGTAGGGTTAAAACAGACTGAAACTTTTAAAATTGTTGTTGATGAATCTGTTATGGAAACTTACAATGTGTGTGGTGGTGCGAACAAAAAAGATGCACACTATATTAATATTAATCCAAAACGTGATTTTAATGTAGACGATATTATTGTAGCACCGATTCGTTTGATTACAGCTGATGATGCCTGTCCAAATTGCGGTGGTCAGTTAAGTATTGCGAAAGGGATTGAAGTAGGCCAAGTTTTTAAACTAGGTACAAAATATAGTGAATCCTTAAATGCTACGTTCCTCAATCAAGGTGGCCGACCAAATCCATTTGTAATGGGTTGTTATGGGATTGGTGTATCTCGTACATTGGCAGCTGCTATTGAACAATTTCATGATGAAAATGGAATTATTTGGCCGCGTGCTATTGCTCCATTTGAAGTCGTTGTAGTGCCGATTAATGCAAAGGACGAAGCACTTATGGACGTAAGTACTCGCGTATATGAAGCATTAAAAGCTATTGGTGTGGATGCACTGTTAGATGATCGTAAAGAGCGTGCTGGCGTTAAGTTTAAAGATGCTGATTTAATAGGGTATCCATTGCGTATTACGGTAAGTAAAAATACCTTAGAATCAGGTGCTGTGGAAATGAAGATTCGCAAAAATGGCGAAGCCATTGAAGTACCAATTGATGAAGTTACTACAGTAGTGGCAGATACGTTAAATACTTTATAA
- a CDS encoding 1-deoxy-D-xylulose-5-phosphate reductoisomerase, whose translation MKTLSILGSTGSIGTQTLDVVRQHPDLFSVKALVAYHNVDILEAQIKEFQPEMAGLVDETAFFELKKRYNGPTQLIGGREALIAAATWSSSHLVVTAVVGAAGIEPTVEAIKARKTIGLANKETLVAGGPLITSLCKEYGVQLLPIDSEHSAIFQCLEGQQRDNVDSLLITASGGPLRTWPSEKIATATAADCLRHPTWNMGNKITIDSASLFNKGLEVIEAHWLFDFDFDHIKVTVHPQSIVHSMIMMKDGAILAQLGNPDMREPIQYALTYPARKPLKMDTLTFEDALQLEFFPPRYDDFPALKLAFEVGRAGGFKPAVFNAANEEAVYAFLDGKIQFGDIYKTVVSVLEKMETEPTFTLAHLQEIDAWARETARALIK comes from the coding sequence ATGAAAACGCTGAGTATTCTTGGGAGTACCGGTTCTATCGGCACACAAACTTTAGATGTGGTGCGACAACACCCCGATTTATTTTCGGTTAAAGCACTGGTAGCTTACCATAATGTGGATATACTAGAAGCTCAGATAAAAGAATTCCAACCTGAAATGGCTGGTTTGGTTGATGAAACGGCTTTTTTTGAGTTAAAAAAGCGATATAATGGCCCTACTCAATTAATAGGGGGCCGAGAGGCTTTAATTGCAGCAGCTACTTGGTCTAGTAGTCATTTAGTTGTTACAGCTGTTGTAGGGGCCGCAGGTATTGAACCTACTGTGGAAGCTATTAAGGCTAGAAAAACAATTGGTCTTGCTAATAAAGAAACGTTAGTGGCTGGAGGGCCTTTGATTACTTCTTTATGTAAAGAATATGGAGTACAGCTACTGCCTATTGATAGTGAACATAGTGCGATTTTTCAATGTTTAGAAGGTCAACAGCGTGATAATGTAGACTCCTTGTTGATTACTGCTTCGGGAGGCCCTTTACGTACTTGGCCATCGGAGAAAATTGCTACAGCCACAGCTGCGGATTGTTTGCGCCATCCTACATGGAACATGGGAAATAAGATTACTATTGATTCAGCTTCTTTATTTAATAAGGGGTTAGAAGTTATTGAAGCACATTGGTTATTTGACTTTGATTTTGATCATATCAAAGTAACTGTTCATCCGCAAAGTATTGTACATTCCATGATTATGATGAAAGATGGTGCTATTTTAGCCCAACTAGGTAATCCTGATATGCGGGAACCCATTCAATACGCATTAACGTATCCAGCACGTAAACCATTGAAAATGGATACGTTAACTTTTGAAGATGCTTTACAATTAGAATTTTTTCCCCCTCGTTATGACGACTTTCCTGCTTTAAAATTAGCCTTTGAAGTAGGGCGTGCTGGTGGTTTTAAACCAGCTGTGTTTAATGCTGCCAATGAAGAGGCTGTGTATGCCTTTTTAGATGGAAAGATTCAATTTGGAGATATTTATAAGACTGTTGTTTCAGTTTTAGAAAAGATGGAAACAGAACCAACTTTTACTTTGGCTCATTTACAAGAGATTGATGCTTGGGCTCGTGAAACAGCAAGAGCTTTGATTAAATAG
- the pyrH gene encoding UMP kinase yields MSNRNFKRIVLKLSGEALAGDQGFGINPVVVEEIAKEIAEIARTTDLQIAIVVGGGNIWRGLAGSAKGMDRASADYMGMIATVMNSLALQDALENAGAATRVQTAIAMQEVAEPYIRRRAIRHLEKGRIVIFAAGTGNPYFSTDTTAALRAAEIEADAILMAKKFADGVYDSDPRTNPEAKKFDELTYMDVISRELKVMDSTSTTLCKDNNIPIVVFSMDIPGNITRAAKGEVVGTIVRGEE; encoded by the coding sequence ATGAGTAATAGAAATTTTAAACGTATTGTCTTGAAGTTAAGTGGTGAAGCCTTAGCGGGTGATCAAGGATTTGGTATCAATCCTGTTGTTGTTGAAGAAATCGCAAAAGAAATTGCCGAGATTGCTAGAACTACAGATTTACAAATTGCTATCGTAGTTGGTGGTGGTAATATTTGGCGTGGGTTAGCTGGTAGTGCCAAAGGTATGGATCGAGCTTCGGCTGATTATATGGGTATGATTGCTACGGTTATGAACTCATTAGCGCTACAGGATGCTCTTGAAAATGCTGGGGCAGCGACTCGTGTACAGACCGCTATTGCTATGCAAGAAGTAGCGGAGCCGTATATTCGTCGTCGTGCTATTCGTCATTTAGAAAAAGGTCGTATTGTTATTTTTGCAGCTGGTACAGGGAACCCATATTTTTCCACCGACACAACAGCTGCGCTCCGTGCTGCTGAAATCGAAGCGGATGCCATTTTAATGGCGAAAAAATTTGCTGATGGTGTGTATGACAGTGATCCACGTACAAATCCAGAAGCTAAGAAATTTGATGAACTTACTTATATGGACGTAATTAGTCGGGAACTTAAAGTTATGGACTCTACTTCTACGACCTTGTGTAAGGATAATAATATCCCAATCGTAGTGTTTAGCATGGATATTCCTGGTAATATTACCCGTGCAGCGAAAGGGGAAGTTGTTGGTACTATCGTAAGAGGTGAAGAATAA
- the tsf gene encoding translation elongation factor Ts — MAITAALVKELREITGAGMMDCKKVLTEADGDIQKAIDLLREKGLAAAAKKAGRVAAEGVVASYIHGGGRIGVLVEVNCETDFVAKTEDFQDLVKDIAMQIAAANPTYLNREEVPAEVIEHEKAVLLEQAKAEAEEDVKAGRKPKPEAVLEKMVNGRVEKFYKENCLLEQVFIKDGDKTITDVITEKIAKIGENINVRRFVRYALGEGIEKRQDDFEAEVRAAAGQ, encoded by the coding sequence ATGGCGATTACTGCTGCATTAGTAAAAGAATTGCGCGAAATTACAGGCGCAGGCATGATGGATTGCAAAAAAGTGTTAACAGAAGCTGATGGCGATATCCAAAAAGCAATCGATTTGCTTCGTGAAAAAGGGTTAGCTGCGGCCGCTAAAAAAGCTGGTCGTGTAGCAGCTGAAGGTGTGGTTGCTTCCTATATTCATGGTGGCGGTCGTATTGGTGTTCTTGTAGAAGTTAACTGTGAAACAGACTTCGTTGCTAAAACTGAAGACTTCCAAGACCTTGTTAAAGATATTGCTATGCAGATCGCAGCAGCAAATCCTACGTACTTAAATCGTGAAGAAGTACCTGCTGAAGTTATTGAACATGAAAAAGCAGTTCTTTTAGAACAAGCTAAAGCAGAAGCAGAAGAAGATGTAAAAGCTGGTCGTAAACCAAAACCAGAAGCAGTTCTTGAAAAAATGGTTAATGGCCGTGTTGAAAAATTCTATAAAGAAAACTGCCTATTGGAACAGGTTTTCATTAAAGATGGTGACAAAACTATTACTGATGTTATCACTGAAAAAATTGCTAAAATCGGTGAAAACATTAACGTACGTCGTTTCGTTCGCTACGCTTTAGGCGAAGGAATTGAAAAGCGTCAGGATGACTTCGAAGCTGAAGTTCGTGCAGCCGCTGGTCAATAA
- a CDS encoding phosphatidate cytidylyltransferase — protein sequence MLKTRVITALIGFIIAVLAITVGGHLFNVIILGLALLGWREYAQMLRKIDIIVPDRWGYIYTSLLMIMLAFGFYKWAIMTAAAAAMTMGLLYIFGSARLNLSVVSCATLGFFYINGGFAALLMLRETSVYELFSVPVVSAHMGELVIWLLLFTTWASDTFAYFAGRQWGKRKIVPNISPNKTLEGFVGGFIGCLFTGIIYAVIVGLPLMMGLGAGVLTGIVAPLGDLFESKLKRYCGVKDSGVLLPGHGGVLDRFDSLLFSAPMVLVYLL from the coding sequence ATGCTAAAGACTCGGGTCATAACGGCTTTAATAGGCTTTATTATTGCTGTACTTGCTATAACAGTTGGTGGTCATTTATTTAATGTAATCATTTTGGGCCTTGCTTTATTAGGATGGCGTGAGTATGCTCAAATGTTACGAAAGATTGACATTATAGTGCCTGATCGATGGGGCTATATATATACCAGTTTGTTAATGATTATGTTAGCCTTTGGTTTTTACAAATGGGCTATAATGACGGCTGCGGCTGCGGCTATGACTATGGGGCTCCTTTATATCTTTGGTTCAGCTCGTTTAAACTTATCCGTGGTGAGTTGTGCCACATTGGGATTCTTTTACATTAATGGAGGGTTTGCTGCTTTATTAATGTTACGGGAAACCTCAGTGTATGAATTATTTTCAGTGCCTGTAGTAAGTGCTCACATGGGGGAACTTGTTATTTGGCTTTTATTATTTACAACTTGGGCGAGTGATACGTTTGCTTATTTTGCAGGTCGTCAATGGGGTAAACGTAAAATCGTGCCTAATATTAGTCCCAATAAAACGTTAGAAGGCTTTGTTGGTGGTTTTATAGGTTGTTTATTTACTGGTATAATTTATGCAGTAATTGTTGGCCTACCGCTTATGATGGGGCTAGGTGCTGGTGTTTTAACAGGTATAGTAGCACCATTAGGCGATTTATTTGAATCTAAATTAAAACGCTATTGTGGGGTTAAAGATTCCGGCGTTTTATTACCTGGGCATGGGGGCGTTCTCGATCGATTTGATAGCTTATTATTTTCCGCCCCTATGGTATTAGTTTATTTATTGTAA